Genomic segment of Nostoc sp. TCL240-02:
TTTGCTCAACCAGTTGTCTAACATCAGCTCTGTTCTCTTTCGTTCTTGAATCGCTGGACTTGCTTAAGTAAAAGTTTTATTTTTTAGAATCACTTGAATGCAACTTACTTGGTACAGAAAGCATTACATCAATCCAATCCCAAATTTCTCATCGCTTTCCACAAATTAGGTCGTCGCTTATGCTGGACTTTCCATTGGGACAACAAACTATCATAATTCTGCGGTGCTAATTCCTTCAAGGCAGACATACATCCAAAAACTTCTGTACCGATTCCTCCAATGCACCCGACTACACCTGACTAATCCGATCACCTACGCTCCTGCCTTACGCCATCCATCACCCTGTAGAAGTGAACCACGATCTCGCAAACATCGCCCAAAAATTTATCCCTATCCCACACTTTGCTGATGCACCATTATACAAAATCAAAGTAGGTGATATGCTTTTTATCATTGCCAAGCATGAGTTCGGTAATGGTAATCGCTCCAATAGGCGATGTCTATCGACAAGCCGTTGCACGTATATACACAAATTATCCCAAAGCACTAAACTTCACCATCAACACTACATGCTCAAACTATTGCCTAAATTTACAATTGGGTTCGCAACTGCTGCTCTTAGCACTGGCATAATTACAACAAGTCTTGCTCAAAGCTCTACTGTTAGCTATGACTTTACAATCAATGTAACCAAAGGCTCGTTAGCAGGCAAATCGTTCAATGGCAGCTTCAGCTACGATAACTCGACCTTAAAAGGCATTGGAGTTGAAGAGTTGGGAATTACTCAGGGATTAAAGACTTGTTTTAACTATCTTGGACGTAACTATAGCGAGAGCGATGATCGTGACTATCCTACGTTCCCAAAACTAGTTTTTGACAATGGAAAAATCAAACAACTAGACTTTTGGTTACAACCAGAAAAGCGTGTTGTTTGGTGGAATTTACCTGGATGGGAAGTTAAGTATACCCAGCGTCATGCTTCTGCCCCTACCGTTCTAAATTGCCATAAACGCTAAAGCGATACCTACGGTGAGCTACACTAACGCATTTTCTTGGTAGTGCCAGTGATACGGATAGCGTAGCGTTAGCGACGCAGGAGCGTCACAGCCCCAAAAAGTAGACATCGCTATTTGTAACATCTGCAATTTAATACTCTCGTTGCATTACTACCATTACCTGGGAACTGGCCTATTAACAGCGATGCCTACGGCGGCAAGCTACGCACTATTCTAATCTTAGGGAAAACCAGTATTGGACTCTATTTAGATAACTTGACAAAACAATTACTAATGATGAATGTTCCGTGCAGAAAAGAATTGTGGTTTCCTATATTGCAACAACAGATGTCGCAAAATAAAGCCATTGTGGAGAACTCCCATAATTTTAACTGCGATCACCGGAGCTGCCATCACCGCTATCTTGATTTTCCAAAAAACTAGCCAGCCATCCATCGCCCTTACTGAAGAATGGATAACTTCTACTTAAGTATGCTTGTTCAGAACTGGTTTAATACTAGTTTTGTACAATTGCGCCCAAAGTACCACTGACCGCATACAAATAATCATCTGGGGATAGCAGAAGCAGCATTCCTCGCATTCCACCGGAAACAGTGATCTGCTCGAATAAGGTTGCTGTTTCATCAAGGTAAACTGGATAATCTTTTTTACTAGCTAAAGCTGTTACACCGCCACGGATGTATCCTGTTAGTGGCTGGACTTCTTTCAAGGCGACCGTCTCAACCTTGCGGTTTCCTGAAATCCGCGCTAAGGCTTTTAAGTCTAACTGAGCATTTCCCGGCACAACAG
This window contains:
- the ybaK gene encoding Cys-tRNA(Pro) deacylase, with the protein product MKTNAARLLDKLGIPYQILTYEVDPDDLAAESTAQKVGLPPEQVFKTLVVRGDTTGICFAVVPGNAQLDLKALARISGNRKVETVALKEVQPLTGYIRGGVTALASKKDYPVYLDETATLFEQITVSGGMRGMLLLLSPDDYLYAVSGTLGAIVQN